The following are from one region of the Rhizobacter sp. AJA081-3 genome:
- a CDS encoding DUF599 domain-containing protein, with amino-acid sequence METAIKVLALLPWTDWAALAAFFLGWIGYAVFAKRRSTMQPSLLDTTNHIRRQWMLQSTYREVRVVDGIVIQNLSTSPSFFASTTILIIGGLLAVLGTTEKASELVREIPFAARTSVLVFDLKVVFLLGIFVYAFFRFTWSLRQYTFGALLVGALPERDDISAMGDAGEAMRQTFAERAGRVVGMAAETFNDGLRAYYFAFAAIGWFFSPLAFALATAGVVYILYQREFRSDVLGVLKG; translated from the coding sequence ATGGAGACGGCGATCAAGGTTCTCGCGCTGCTGCCCTGGACGGACTGGGCAGCGCTCGCGGCGTTCTTCCTCGGCTGGATCGGCTACGCCGTGTTCGCCAAGCGGCGCAGCACGATGCAGCCCTCGCTGCTGGACACCACCAACCACATCCGCCGGCAGTGGATGCTGCAGTCGACCTACCGTGAGGTGCGCGTGGTCGACGGCATCGTCATCCAGAACCTGTCGACCAGCCCGTCGTTCTTCGCCTCCACCACCATCCTGATCATCGGCGGCCTGCTCGCCGTGCTGGGCACCACCGAAAAGGCCAGCGAGCTGGTGCGCGAGATCCCGTTCGCGGCCCGCACCTCGGTGCTGGTGTTCGACCTGAAGGTGGTGTTCCTGCTGGGCATCTTCGTGTATGCCTTCTTCCGTTTCACCTGGTCGCTGCGGCAATACACCTTCGGCGCGCTGCTGGTGGGCGCTCTGCCCGAACGTGACGACATCTCCGCCATGGGCGATGCGGGGGAGGCCATGCGCCAAACGTTTGCCGAACGCGCCGGCCGCGTGGTCGGCATGGCCGCCGAGACCTTCAACGACGGGCTGCGCGCCTACTACTTCGCCTTCGCGGCGATCGGCTGGTTCTTCTCGCCACTGGCTTTCGCGCTGGCGACGGCCGGCGTGGTCTACATCCTCTACCAGCGCGAGTTCCGCTCCGACGTGCTCGGGGTGCTCAAGGGCTGA